The stretch of DNA TAAATTTTGGAAAACAAACGTTAACCTGTGTGAAATTGTCGTTTAAAGGACCTGTTTTAGGTGCAACGGATCAGATTTGAGCACGAGAAATGTCGTTCGATATCTCGGTgacaggtgtgtgttcttttacaagcaaATCGGGGCAATTCGTGTCTCAGGCATGTGGACCACACCATCATGTCCCCCTAAAGCCTTAAGAATTTTAAATCTCTCACACAACCAAAGCCTtccacacggcctgccacacagTTGTGTTTCCCTTCTACCTTGATTTTGAAATTAACACGCGACCTAGCCACACGATAATTGAATGATCCATTTAGCCACACGACCTAGTCAAATTTTACAGTTTTAaccagaattttatgttttgatccATTTAGTCCTTGAATGATCCTTGAACTGTTTCAGTGtttgattttattcaattatatGTAGCAGTGTGTAGCGGTGGGGTAGAACCTTTTCTGATAATTGAAATTGCATTGCATTCATAAGCATATGCATAGTAGTGAACATTGAGATATTGTGACAATGAGATGAATTGAAAAATCAATATTCTGAAATTACTATTGTGAATTCTGTGATACTATTAATGATTAGTTGAAAAATCGATTATCTGATTTGCTATTTGATTGCGATTATACTATGTGTTATTATCTAATATGACCTATTGACTGTTTCCACTAATCTTCTCATGattgaactcacattgagctatATATCTCACTCCCTTTTATTCTCCTTCTTTACAAATAACTCATCAGGTTAGGACGCAGATATGACATTCGGAGGGACTCGACTTGATTTTGTCTATcataatattttagatttattatttgaaaatttttattatccaGAAAgtgtaatattttatttaaattgtggcATGGGACTTAAGTTTTTTTGGGGATTATTCAGCATGCATGACCCTTAATTATAATTAGGTTGTTAAAATTGAggaatttaattatcatttcatGAGATACAACTTCTATTAAACCTAAGATTTAGATATCAATTTATTCGCTAAAAGATCATGATTGAAAGatccttattgtatactatttacgaaagcaattcatccaactgttttaCCACTGACCTTGTtatatgtgtgttaccctcatatgatatcattaatTTCATGTagttaaatttgttcactcaaTACTTCTTAATGAGTAATATGATCATTGTTAGCAAGCgaatgtgataaattgctcgttctcAAACGAGTAACTCGtggtcacgttccatatttatcaatccacacaatgccaatgagaggataccattaactctttaatcgagttatgaattccattgttgctagtaaagccattccatacacaagtcatgtgaCCAACATACCGTCTATGGGCTCGATCATTTTTAAAGCacaagcctccacttatatcaaagcacatgagttacatacgcatggttagtaactaactcaggatttaggtaaatcatattatgaacgtcacaagtgaattaattcacaaatggattcagaattaattcgaCTTGGGTTCAATTCGAtatatcattcttccaatgagtacatctatgtctttacccgtggagtcaactactccgatAGACAAGACTAGCTATCTCTACacttggaattgtagacgacataataatccttctaagtatttgaataaaatgctcattttgattcttttatgggattacgggttcgtttagattatctactgaagtaagggtccgtttgattgccagtaaaatgttttctgtaaaatgatttactggaaaatattttctggtgtttgattgaatctgtgtaaaatattttctgctgtttggcagatttcttgaaaatattttccggaaaaattgtttttacatatattaatatatattaataaatttttatattttaaattatttttacatatattgcaatgatttatttataaataaataaataaaattaaatatataataatactcaattattaaaatataaaagcattgCAAACTACTTCCGAAATTTACTAATTAGTAGTGAATCAATTGTAGTGATCTCTTGATGAAATTGCGCTCAGCATAAAAGCAATTTTTTTTGTTGTCTTACAAACAACACAAATAGCATCATTATCAAATTTCAGCCACTCTCAAGTATAACCAATTCCTTAGCCAACCAATCTACATTGTAACACAAAGCTATCTCCTATAAAATTTATCCCAATGCAAACATTTACAgacataaatatgtatatatgtatgcattcaaCAAATACATAACCATATGCATGCAATCAGCTATGTTCTAGGATAGAATTGTGGGTGTGATAGGACCCATAAACTTCTTCCCATACAAAAATGACATTGGCAAATACACCATTCGACAATGGCACCACATTCTTCCTACAGAATTATACAAAATTATCTAGAGTAGAATAATGTAGAACCTTTGGAACAGATATAAGACCTGTAAAAAGGAGACTATTTATTAACAAACTTTTGAAAGGAATCATGTTCTAGGATCCACTTACGTGCTTTCTCAATTGCCCTTTCTCCACCTTCAGCACATTCACCAAGCAGCTTCAAGCTAACATAATTTAACACAGTACCAAACATGGTGCTTGGACCTTCAATGTGAAGACCCCAACCACCATCTCTATTCTGCAAGAAAACAAACAACTCTCAGAACAGAGCAATTTTCTTCATTTGTTTATATGGTAATGACAATGCCAACTGACATCGAATAGTTAGTAAAAGGCAGTTGACTTAAATGGGTTGGTTTTCCTTTCATCCAGATAGCACTATGCTTGCTTAGAACAAGCTCAACTGATGTGAGAAACATTCAAGAGAGCTAGCAGacaataataacataattatGTCATAATTAGTTCATAACATAATATCTACTCAACAAGTGGAAATCATAAAATCTTAAACACACACAGTGCACATTGCTTGCCTGATGATTGTACAGATATCTGCATATCTCATATTGATGCTCCTTTGATAGGACAATATTCAAGGCTCCAGTAACATATAATGTAATAACCTGTTGCAGTTTATAAATAAAGCTTAAATTACATATCATCCAATTATTAGTTGTTGAGAGATGCAACAATGTCAAGGTAATCAGAAAGCTATTGAAATGTAATTATCAGGGGATCTTAGAGTTAAAAAGATAGACATAATGACAAAATAAAGGATTGGTTCTTCCGCTACACGTACAAATGTGAAATGTCAAAAGATTTTAAGAAGCAGCAATTTAATTTCTTTGTAGATTAAGCCACAGAAAAGACATTATTAATTTCCACATTAACAGACAGATTAGAATCAGATATAGCTTTGTTAAGCCTTACCAAACCAGGAAGTAGAAACATAGGGCCCCCATAATCTCCTGGCCAATGACCATCATCTGCTTGTATTGTTGAATAAAAATCAAGGGCACTGCGTAATGTTGTCATTACAGCCTCTTCCTTGACATCTTCAAACTCTTCCAGTTTGGTTTGTGGTAAATTAGTGACAGATTGTTTCTCCTTCGCAAACTACATCCAGAAAGAACTAGAATGACCTTCAAAATGCAAAATGGCTCAAACAAACAACAATGGTTTAGACGACGTGTCAAAAACAAGAAATCTTTTCTCCACTCCTTAACTGTTTCCATATAATCTGGATATGAAGTTTACCACAGCAAAAGAGAAAAGTTTTaagcttcttctttttccttttttgaagtttttttgtcaaatcatgaAATCAATCATAGAAGTAAAATTTCCCTGCAATGGAAAGACTAAAGAGAACTATATGGAAATCCCAACAGTAGAGAACCAATTCTTCCAAACTTGGTGTGAATGCCCAAATTTGACCGAGCTTACAAcccaagaaaataaaatacaacaggcccaaaaaaaatacaaatgacccaaaatttaaacccaaacaaatcaaaaccctaaagcccaaatggcccaaaatcgaaaacatttttcagcaaaatttcagcagcaaaccctagcTGGCCGCCGCATGCCTCACGTGGCCTCCTCGTCTGCCATGCCTCCAGCCTATCACCGGCCACCCATGCGTCTGACGCCCTCTGACACCACCTGCAACACGCAAGCAAGAAGACAACAAAAGCAACAGACAAacgaaaaagacaaaaaatagaaGAGAACATGTagttcggctataaaagccgaaaatgAAACCATTGTAAGGTTCTTCCCGATTTTTATGAATAGAAATAAAAAGCAGAAACTgtttttaatctttctttttattattattatttctctttttaaaaaaacgaaaataaaaaaggaaagcaAAACTTACCTGAGGGAGATTCGCAGCCCCGTCGTCGGTAGTCCTTCACCGTCGTCGGATTCGCGTTCAAAGGAGGGGGATTGAACCATTTTCTTTCGGACCCTCGGGTCAAGAAAACCCAACCCTTGAATACACCGCGAAGTGAGGGCTAAAAAGGCCATCTTTTCGTCACCGGCCTTTGGCCTCCGCGGCGGCGGTGCGGCCGTTCGTCGGAATGACCATGGCCGGATAATGGAGGGGGCTGAGAGGgctttcagtttctttttctttttgtaacaGGGGCTGCAAATGAGGGTTTcaaaaatttttttgtttaaataataaaaacaaaacggcgccgtttaggggAAGAGATCTGCTCATTCTTGCCCTAAGGGTAATTTGCGCATTTGGTCCCTTCATCTTGCATTGAAGCGCAATCtgacccttttatttttttaatttggggcTGCGAATTCTGTGTCTGTTTCAATCTGGTCCTTAGACCATGCGCAGACTCTCACTGCGTTTAGGGTTGGGGAATATTTCCCTATAGGTCCCTCACACTTCGAGCGTGTTTCAGTTCAGTCCCTTGCAGCCTGTTTCATTTATTTACAGTTTCGACCCCCCAGATTTTTGTTCGTTTCCAGTTTCATCCTTGgttctttaatttatttctttttttttcttttaaattgcttttgtttattattattagttttgtttgttttgatttcatttttatttgctttctaaactgtgtaatttttttatatatattatttcatttaaatagttttatttcattttatttttacgtattatttatattaaaccatttttgtttatatgtattatcttaaattttcttttctatatgACATTCCATATTTTTTTAGATATATACTATCTCCTTTAAGAtgtattatatgttaattattttaaaattgtttggtACCTTTTATTCGACTTTGCTATTtgtcttaatttatttattatccattccaagaattcttatatattctttttatgctttcatatgtgcatatatattattatttatcttaaaatttttcatatataatatttttaaattgttttgtatatgattgattttttttaaaaaatttcttttatttatttaagactcatttattatcttttaaaaaattatcttacatttatttattctaatttactttatACTACTCATTTTGAAGTTacatatatgttatttaatttattcatctttGTTTATTAATACTGatgtttaaataatgtatgttgaGTGATTATTTTCATTGTGTGTGCCATTGGTGTAATTTTATTCATGTATCATTACTCTGCGATTATTATTGCATTGTTAGCTCACGTCCTTGTATTGTAAATTAAGCATCAACATAGTTTTCCAACTTAGATTGCTTTATCATTTTTttcctaaataaaacaaatccaTCTCGTTCGAGTATTGTACTCGCAactattcaaaaaaagaaaagttttaaattaaggcaatatttcgcgtttggaaaattcgagaaaacgtgccctaacgtgctgggtttcgatttctcgttcgaccaaatggccaaatacccttttaaactttcaataactaaggcaatattttgcattttggaaattcgataaattgtaccctaacttactgggtctcgaTTTTCTCATTAAACCCAAATagcaaaatatcttttaaatttcaaacacataaaatttcaaaaaataaatgcaatattctatatttagaaaatttgagaaaattgtgccctaacttactgggtttcgatttttctcgttgattctaagtaatcgaatatccttttaaaattaaaataaatgaggtgtaaataaaaaatgaaatgcaAACTTACTCTCAAAATATGAGatgtcgggtcctaacttactgggtgtgacgtcttgttacttcgagataagaaggcatttttccattttgatttattcgagtaattttaaaataacacacataaagaaggatcgtatttttaaattctttaaagttttcaattttcggcaccaagacattaagtaatcaactaggtaccaattttgagcgtatcgagggtgctaatccttcctcgtgcgtaaccgactcctgaacccgtttttctgaatttcgtagaccaaaatcgttgttttaataaaaattaaattttttattaaaaacaaccacttgtcgaggtgacccgatcacacctcatcaaaaaagattggtggcgactcccgttttttatttcatttttcaaaacccaagtcgaccccgttttgtcaaaaaaatggtgCCAACACTTGGAAAACAAATTTCATGAACAACTAATTAACAAAAAACCCCAAAACCCAATTTCAACATCCATATTAACCTGAATTCTCATGAGAAGATCAGAACTGTGTTTTTTGTGGAAACGGTTATCCCGAAAACTCTGACGAGCCATTTCCACCTTAAAAAGCTCTTTCGGAGTTCTTGATTCAGGGCAAAATTCCCAGACTTGATGAACACCGGTATCTGGTGTTAAGAATCGATGTTGGCTGATGGCAAGAATAAGATCAGGTGTCAAGGATAgaggaaggggaaggggaagggaaaggaaaattttcctgaaaatgtcttaccgaattaGAAACggtaaaacattttccaaaattaaaggCTTCTTTTTCCCGTGTTTGTAATTGATTTTACGCGAGGAAAATATTTTCAGCCAAACAAACACTAGAAAAGGCTGAAAACCTTTTCCGGAAAATGTTTTACtacaatcaaacagaccctaagttGTTTTTCttacaatgtaaacgttcttacagtgccacttatcatcagtttgaacttagacaaccaatgaactaatatttgtttgtcacagtTTCGCTATGCATGTAGAACACGAAAGACAGAAacataaaagatataatagtgaaacgtaaaattaactttatttatttattcatcgttcaaatacatggaaaacaattacatgtttactacaatataaaCACATTTCCCAACACTTACTAAGCATCTGAAATGGTTACCCCATTATCTTCCTTTTTTTGTAGATTACCATCTTGCGGAACATGTCGATCGAATCTACGAGAATCTCACAATACCCTGTCATTGATTTGGTTTTGTGGCATGTTAATAGGAGTTATGCTTTTGGTAATATAGATGTTAGTATTGTTGAACCTTTCTAATGTTTGAATATTTGGTAAAGTAAAGCTTATTTGAACATGTTGTTTGGTAACATTTTGAACTATAGGTGTGATACTTGATATGGTATATTTGAGCATGAATGGCATGATTAAATGATGGTGTGGAATGgctatatgtataattgaatttatataagttgaattaaaatgatttgatgccaaattgtggcatattggtctAATTGATTGGGTAAATAGTTAAATATAGGTTTGGCACGTGTTTTGGCATATTCTTGTGCAGGTAATGTTATGCAAAAATGTACCAACTTTGTATAATGGTTTAGTTGGTTGAAATAGTCACCAAAAGGCCTATTTTGTGTCAAAAACAGAGTCCATGTCACTAAGTCAAGTAGTGGTCATCGCGATGAGATCTGGGTTTTGGACCACAACATGACAAAGAACCCCGTCATCTCAACGAGGCAAAACAAACGATCACGTTGTGACGAAGAACTCTTCACATTGCGATTTCAGGTTAACTTCAGAGCATTCATAGGCTCGTATAAGACCCGAGAAAGTTTGTATTTGATGTTTATcaattgaaataattattatgtttgtaTGATTTATGCTTAAATTGAGTGATAGTTGTCTGTAGTTTTTCCAACAATGACTGTAGCATTCTGTAACTCAAACCCGACAATTGGGttgcgaggggtgttacaaatagatgAATAAGTATCCAATTGAACCCTTTGAAATATAAAccccaacaaactcaattaagGGCTCTAATCAACCCTCAAAGAAATAATCCTCAGTAAATTGAAGGATGAAGAATGAATTCACACGACTTCTTAAAGAAAATTGAGAAGGAAACCGtttctaaaaattataagaaaccaATCTTGCACAAAGAAACTAACTCCCAGAGTtggaaattttattaatgaacaaaaaaataattatgtatcTAATGAACAATTAAGAGGTTTTTATATAGGCTTAGCtaattacatccaaataaaactctcgATTATATTCAagctctaattaatctaaacaatacGTAGTTTTAAatcaaacttttttatttaataagaaaCATagaactcctaaataacttaaaatacttaaaaaaaattcaaaattcggaataaataaataataaaataacaaaacataataaatacaatattgggctcatataaaATAGAAGTTAAGCTTAAAAATCGaatccaatatgatttaaacttgaattaaaagtcCAAAACTTGTAATTTTCGTAATAATTCCATCTAGAAATTTTAGTTGCACAGTTTTCACTAAAAttgtcataacttgagctcctaaACTCGAAACCGAGTGATTCAAAATATGTTTCggagctaagagatagatctttgAACATAATAAAGACATCTCAACCCAGAACATATTTCGATTCTATCCAAAACGTTATCATAAGTCGAATAattttttcaaacttaaaaattgaaagctttagtaaataaaatttaataaatttcacctatcCATACATGTATCCCCTGATCAAGAATAAGCTTGAGCCACGTCTTCATTTTAGTAAGAGTCGGTGTGTAGCATTTATTCAGACAATAATTCAATCTATTTGTTATAAACCATGAAATTTCGTTTGAGTTTCCACGTGATAGAGGCAACACTTGCCCAATCAAAGTAAAGAcaagcaaaagaagaaaaggaaaaaaaaaatcttattttatataTCTAGAATATAAAATACTACAAGACCCAAAAAGACAGGTGCGTAGCTAGTTTGCGGTTTGcaaatatatcatatcatttactaACATTTATATTCATGAACGTTAAAtttcttatgatttttttatataaatattgatGGTACTTGTTGCTACATGAAAATAGTATGTTAAAATCTCTAGTAACAACGaattaatagtaatttttttttatgtttttctatcTTTAATTTGTGGTTACTTTTGgggaaattttataatatttctatatttttttaactttttataaatttctacaattaaagaaaaaagagtaaGGATCAAATTGGtaaaaatttagggttaaaatttattattatacataatattttaatagagttAATGAAAAAGTTAACAAAATACCTGAAAATGAGCcaatcgaaaagaaaaaaaaaacaaatttaaagcaaataaaaataaagggactaaatccacacaaatcaataaatatagaaactatttttaaaatttaacctatTTTCCCTTTGTCTCTACCATAAATAATGACATTTAAtctactaattaactaattaaagtaaattaaattgcaataataaaGTCTAGCTAATTCATGCAATCATAATCACTACGACTTGCCCTTATAAGCTACGACTTtgcttatattaaaaaaaaaataccaaagtCTTTCTTTTATAAACAAAAATCTCCAAtccttttcaatttcaaaattgtcAAATTAATCCCTCTCAAAAACATTAAAGTATTTTAACCTCTCTAAAATTTGAAAGTGAATAACTAAAGACAATTAATCGTTAAAATTTTCCATCAATTGTACatgattttaattggtataataataaatttagccctcaaagtTTACACATTCTTTTGATTTGGTCCTAACTTAATAGATATATCCTGCAACATTtgtataaatatgtaaatattgaagctaaatttgttgaatttataGAATTAAGgtcaaaataacaaatatttatgtAAACGTTGAAggctaattttttttactattccAATCAAATTTTGTACAACTGATGGGAGATTTCGtgcttaattatctttaattgcCCAGGTTTAAAATTGATAGGGATTACATTTCACCAATTTTTTAGAGAACcaatttactaaatttttaaatttagaggGGACGGTTTCTACCGtcttttttttcatcaaaagacAGTTAATAATGTAGTTACGTACttgtataatatattataatgaaatattaaattaaattagtgtTACGAATTAATTCGAtacttatttcattaaaaaaatataaataaatttaatatataataaaagtaatatattACTAAGGCTTTGTTTGGAAGGGCGGTTGactgcggtgcggtgcgtttaacttactttttgtctcacgctacagtatcgctacagtatctaatctcaccgccaccgttgtttttacactaaccgcagctaaacgcaccgcccatccaaactcaccctaagatTATATagactataatatatataaaaacacgaaATTTGAATTAacgaaaatattttctattttatataaatttaaattaattttatttgtttctttcatGCACGTATGAAGTAGAAgatatttaaatagaaaaatggtAAGACGTAAGAAATTGTATAAACAATAACGGTGTCAGTTATGTTGGAAAAAAGCAGCTCATGCGCTTTtggtgagaagaagaagaagacgtgTTTTACTTGTGCCTCTTTCCTCCATGaatcttttaaaaacaaaacaaattcagCTTTGAAGAACATCATCGGACGATGGCGGCGGGTGGTGTTGTTTGGGTGACATTTCCCAAACAGAATTTGATACCACCACCAAGGAAGAGATTTGGTCGGAAACTCAGGACCGGCGTCCCACTGATCTCATCGACGGCGGAAAGAGCATATTCAGAAGAAAAGGTGCATGAGGTGGTGTTGAAGCAAGCCGCTTGGGTTAAACAACAGAGGCCAAACGAAGGATGCAAAGATTGGGATCTGTTGAATGAAGCTTATGAGAGGTGTGGTGAAGTCTGTGCGGAGTATGCCAAGACTTTCTACTTGGGTACGTATGTCCTCTCATTCTCACCTTGGGTCAAATAATATTAccaattttgtaaataaaaataaaaattttatccttaaaaatatatttattctataaaaaGTATTGCTTTACCTTTAATTGAAACTGGaagtatatttattaataattccagaataatattaaaaatcttatttagtaaaatatttatattttaaactttaaactttaaattttgaaCAATATTATAAGTTCTAAACTTTTTTGTTTTTGCACAATACCTAGAACTCCCTATAGTTTCTCCACAACTCATAAATAGGGAGATAATTCGTTTCAATAAACTCGAACTCTCatacttttacatttttaataatatttgatatttaatagAGATGTACATAACACCTTAGTTACACAACTCACTTGAGAATGTgtacttaaaattaaatattaataagcTGACCATTTTCTATtagcttaaatttttaaaaatatttaattatctttttttaggaaaatggatttaatatatttgaaattatttgataCTCTAAGTGGAGGTTTTAGACTTCACAAGCAGGATTAGAAGGTTAACAAATGTTCTACTGGAAActagtaaaatattttatatatatatatatattaaaaaaaagcacATGTCAAATTTTAAAGTTGTTTGTGAAATAATTAGGCTTAATGACAAATTTGGCCATtaatgtttacatgttttgtcaaaatgatcctaattgtaattttttagccttttttggccatcaacattttttttcaaactgCTTCTTCTAACTGATTTGATGAAAGTACCGTTAAAAAATTAACGAGGAtgatgtggaatatttttaataagatgtaatttattatttaggtaacctaataagataattacatgtgaaaaataataaaaataaataaatcatacataaaattaaaaaaataagtcttAATTTACAGAAAATAAATGTAGTTATCTAAAAAAGTGTTTCAAAATGAATGCATACGTTTGTTCACTAAAAGGtttaaaaaagataattaataaatcaaactaaAAATACTGAACGTGTGCATTCATTTTAACacatttttttagataattgTTGCAGGcccatttgcccgggcccaagaaagaaataaaaggccCAGCACCCTGGCCCAACAGCCAAGCCCACATCAGACTAAGGTTTCAGAAACTGAAACCCTAGTATCCCACTTGCCGCTGCTCTCTGTCAGCCGTACGTCCCATCGCCATCTCTCCTCCACCTGCTCCCATCACCTCCTTGAACACCTGCAAACATGACGGAAGCAGCAACAGAAACAGAAACGCAGCAAACAGTAACAAAACAACAATAGGACTTTGTATAATCGGCTATAAAGAGCCATTCATTTTCAATGTAAAAAGGGGGGGGGAAACCAATt from Gossypium hirsutum isolate 1008001.06 chromosome D04, Gossypium_hirsutum_v2.1, whole genome shotgun sequence encodes:
- the LOC107961453 gene encoding cycloartenol synthase-like produces the protein MTTLRSALDFYSTIQADDGHWPGDYGGPMFLLPGLVITLYVTGALNIVLSKEHQYEICRYLYNHQNRDGGWGLHIEGPSTMFGTVLNYVSLKLLGECAEGGERAIEKARKWILEHDSFQKFVNK
- the LOC121216073 gene encoding uncharacterized protein, producing MAFLALTSRCIQGLGFLDPRVRKKMVQSPSFERESDDGEGLPTTGLRISLRWCQRASDAWVAGDRLEAWQTRRPREACGGQLGLRRRNNLSLIYHKPNWKSLKMSRKRL